From Columba livia isolate bColLiv1 breed racing homer chromosome 7, bColLiv1.pat.W.v2, whole genome shotgun sequence, one genomic window encodes:
- the LOC135579943 gene encoding olfactory receptor 14C36-like produces MPRGSTSNSSSITQFLLLAFTDTRELQLLHFWLFLGIYLAALLGNGLIITTIACDQHLHTPMYFFLLNLSMLDLGFISTTVPKSIANSLWDTRAISYQECTAQVLMVVFFFGAELSLLTIMSYDRYVAICKPLHYGTLLGSRACVHMAAAAWASGFLNALLHTANTFSLPLCKGNAVDQFFCEIPQILKLSCSDTYFREAGLLVVSVSLGFGCFLLIILSYVQIFRAVLRIPSEQGRHKAFSTCLPHLAVVSLFISTSMFSYLKPPSISSPSLDMVVSFLYSVLPPAVNPVIYSMRNQEMKVALEKQIQSFFCQQ; encoded by the coding sequence ATGCCCAGAGGGAGCACGTctaacagcagctccatcacccagttcctcctcctggcgttcacagacacacgggagctgcagctcttgcacttctggctcttcctgggcatctacctggctgccctcctgggcaacggcctcatcatcaccaccatagcctgtgaccagcacctccacacccccatgtacttcttcctgctcaacctctccATGCTCGACCTGGGCttcatctccaccactgtccccaagtccatagccaattccctctgggacaccagagCCATCTCCTATCAAGAATGCACTGCCCAAGTTTTAATGGTCGTCTTCTTCTTTGGAgcagagctttctcttctcaccatcatgtcctacgaccgctatgttgccatctgcaaacccctgcactacgggaccctcctgggcagcagagcttgtgtccacatggcagcagctgcctgggccagtggctttctcaatgctctgctgcatacggccaatacattttcactgccgctctgcaagggcaatgctgtggaccagttcttctgtgaaatcccccagatcctcaagctctcctgctcagacacctaTTTCAGGGAAGCTGGGCTTCTGGTGGTTAGCGTCTCTTTAGGATTTGGGTGTTTTCTATTAATCAtactgtcctatgtgcagatcttcagggccgtgctgaggatcccctctgagcagggacggcacaaagccttttccacgtgcctccctcacctggccgtggtctccctgtttatCAGCACTTCCATGTTttcctacctgaagcccccctccatctcctccccaagCCTGGACATGGTGGTATCttttctgtactcagtgttgcctccagcagtgaaccccgtaatctacagcatgaggaaccaggagatGAAAGTGGCACTGGAGAAGCAGATTCAATCATTTTTCTGTCAGCAGTAA